A window of Myxococcales bacterium contains these coding sequences:
- a CDS encoding trypsin-like serine protease, with amino-acid sequence MSSVSSRAALLFALASLFACSAQADDAPVDTGGASSEEAINGGKVERSYPAVGMLRFASGSFGSGALVAPDVVLTAAHVALGKPTAFFFGTVPAGKEPVPANLRSVGVKEWVVHPCYEKPDGPGCTGKLDVAVVHLATPITDVAPIPRYTGDIRLFWGLYNPFVGDVCTAVGFGAHLTPTAQNPNAYTAGSRRSAKSQVADVTTNEVVVKWVTGIATSGDSGGPLLCDGKIIGTVRGSADASNVGVERTREGYTRIDRVAEMVDAYVAKWR; translated from the coding sequence ATGTCCTCCGTCTCGTCTCGCGCTGCCCTCCTCTTCGCGCTCGCGTCGCTCTTCGCGTGCTCTGCCCAGGCCGACGATGCGCCCGTGGACACGGGTGGGGCGAGCTCGGAGGAGGCCATCAATGGGGGGAAGGTCGAGCGATCGTACCCCGCGGTCGGCATGCTTCGTTTCGCGTCCGGCAGCTTCGGGAGCGGCGCGCTCGTGGCCCCCGACGTCGTGCTGACCGCCGCGCACGTCGCCCTCGGCAAGCCCACGGCGTTCTTCTTCGGCACGGTGCCCGCGGGGAAGGAGCCCGTCCCCGCGAACCTCCGCTCGGTCGGCGTGAAAGAGTGGGTCGTGCACCCGTGTTACGAGAAACCCGATGGTCCGGGCTGCACCGGGAAGCTCGACGTCGCCGTGGTGCACCTCGCGACGCCCATCACGGACGTCGCGCCGATCCCTCGCTACACGGGGGACATCCGCCTCTTCTGGGGCCTCTACAACCCGTTCGTCGGGGACGTGTGCACGGCCGTGGGCTTCGGCGCCCACCTCACGCCGACGGCCCAGAACCCGAACGCCTACACCGCCGGCTCGCGCCGCTCGGCGAAGAGCCAAGTCGCCGACGTGACGACGAACGAGGTCGTCGTGAAATGGGTCACCGGTATCGCCACGAGCGGCGACTCGGGTGGGCCGCTCCTCTGCGACGGGAAAATCATCGGCACGGTGCGCGGCAGCGCCGACGCATCGAACGTGGGCGTCGAGCGCACCCGTGAGGGCTACACGCGCATCGACCGGGTCGCCGAGATGGTCGACGCGTACGTCGCGAAGTGGCGCTGA
- a CDS encoding acyl carrier protein → MSIQADVRQFIVKNFYVADPAGLPDDASLLDKGVIDSTGVLEVVAHLESTYGIKVDDAELLPENLDSIARIAAFVEKKKKG, encoded by the coding sequence ATGAGCATTCAGGCCGACGTCCGTCAGTTCATCGTCAAAAACTTCTACGTGGCGGATCCTGCCGGGCTCCCGGACGACGCCTCGCTCCTCGACAAGGGCGTCATCGACTCGACCGGCGTGCTCGAGGTCGTCGCGCACCTCGAGTCGACCTACGGCATCAAGGTGGACGACGCCGAGCTCCTCCCGGAGAACCTCGACTCGATCGCCCGCATCGCCGCGTTCGTCGAGAAGAAGAAGAAGGGCTGA
- the asnB gene encoding asparagine synthase (glutamine-hydrolyzing), translating into MCGIAGIFARTGAAKSPTREELQRMCGAMLHRGPDELGIYRDGRAGLAHARLSIIDLSTGQQPLANEDHTLWIAFNGEIFNYVELREELLALGHTFRTKSDTEVIVHAYEAWGDAAFAKMNGQWAVALWDETKKRLVLSRDRVGVRPLYVTEHAGRVYFGSEVKAIFAADASIPRAFDPLGIEETFTFWSIVPPRSVFAGVEELRPGFVRTYENGGVREAPYWQPHYCEPGGAHTFKGTLEDATVAVREALEKATALRMLRADVQVGSYLSGGLDSSFVAALGLRAKGEKFSTFSVGFEDAEYDETQYQRQMAERLGTEHHSITVKRGDIARVFPDVVRFAERPVLRTAPAPLFLLSRLVRDHGIKVVLTGEGADEMFAGYDLFREGKVRRFWAKEPGSKRRPLLLDRLYPYLARSPVAQKAMAVQFFGKNLENAGQPGFAHEARWRSTAALKRLFSPEITKATASVDVVAGFLATLPPEFSRWSSLAQDQYVEIRTLLTGYLLSSQGDRMLMGNSVEGRFPFLDKDVMALADTLPASYKLHVLDEKHVLKRASRDLVPDDILARKKQPYRAPDALSFVGEGVPEWTEHVMSEKALAEAGVFGVSQARTLWEKCRARAASGQFSNADNMAVVGILSTQLVHEHILARPAAPRDVPLTTVVEKV; encoded by the coding sequence ATGTGCGGAATTGCGGGTATTTTTGCCCGAACGGGCGCGGCCAAGAGCCCTACTCGGGAGGAGCTTCAGCGGATGTGTGGGGCCATGCTCCACCGCGGACCCGACGAGCTCGGCATCTACCGCGACGGGCGCGCAGGTCTCGCCCACGCCCGCCTCTCGATCATCGACCTCTCCACGGGGCAGCAGCCCCTCGCCAACGAGGACCACACCCTGTGGATCGCCTTCAACGGCGAGATCTTCAACTACGTCGAGCTCCGCGAAGAGCTCCTCGCCCTCGGGCACACCTTCCGCACGAAGAGCGACACCGAGGTCATCGTGCACGCGTACGAGGCCTGGGGCGACGCCGCCTTCGCCAAGATGAACGGCCAGTGGGCCGTGGCGCTCTGGGACGAGACGAAGAAGCGCCTCGTCCTCTCGCGCGACCGGGTCGGCGTGCGACCGCTCTACGTGACCGAGCACGCGGGCCGCGTCTATTTCGGCAGCGAGGTGAAGGCTATTTTCGCGGCCGACGCGAGCATCCCGCGCGCCTTCGATCCGCTGGGCATCGAAGAGACGTTCACGTTCTGGAGCATCGTGCCGCCACGGTCCGTGTTCGCCGGCGTCGAGGAGCTCCGCCCGGGCTTCGTGCGCACCTACGAGAACGGCGGGGTGCGCGAGGCTCCGTACTGGCAGCCCCACTATTGTGAGCCCGGCGGCGCGCACACGTTCAAGGGCACGCTCGAGGACGCGACCGTTGCCGTACGCGAAGCGCTCGAGAAGGCCACGGCCCTCCGTATGCTCCGCGCCGACGTGCAGGTCGGGAGCTACCTCTCGGGCGGCCTCGACTCGTCGTTCGTGGCCGCTCTCGGGCTCCGCGCGAAGGGCGAGAAGTTCTCGACGTTCTCCGTCGGCTTCGAGGACGCCGAGTACGACGAGACCCAGTACCAAAGGCAGATGGCCGAGCGCCTCGGTACCGAGCACCACTCCATCACCGTGAAACGCGGAGACATCGCCCGCGTCTTCCCCGACGTCGTACGCTTCGCCGAGCGCCCCGTGCTCCGCACCGCTCCCGCGCCGCTCTTTTTGCTCTCTCGCCTCGTGCGCGATCATGGCATCAAGGTCGTCCTCACGGGCGAGGGCGCCGACGAGATGTTCGCCGGCTACGATCTGTTCCGCGAGGGAAAGGTCCGGAGGTTCTGGGCGAAGGAGCCGGGCTCCAAGCGGCGGCCGCTCCTCCTCGATCGTCTCTACCCGTACCTCGCGCGGTCCCCCGTGGCGCAGAAGGCCATGGCCGTGCAGTTCTTCGGCAAGAACCTCGAGAACGCGGGGCAACCCGGCTTCGCCCACGAGGCCCGGTGGCGCTCGACCGCGGCGCTGAAGCGCCTCTTTTCGCCCGAGATCACCAAGGCCACCGCGTCCGTGGACGTGGTCGCCGGGTTCCTCGCGACGCTCCCTCCCGAGTTTTCGCGGTGGTCGTCGCTCGCCCAGGATCAGTACGTCGAGATCCGCACGCTCCTCACGGGGTACCTGCTCTCGTCGCAGGGCGATCGCATGCTCATGGGCAACTCGGTCGAGGGGCGCTTCCCCTTCCTCGACAAGGACGTGATGGCCCTCGCCGATACGTTGCCCGCGAGCTACAAGCTGCACGTCCTCGACGAAAAGCACGTCTTGAAACGCGCGAGCCGGGATCTCGTCCCGGACGATATTCTCGCGCGAAAGAAGCAGCCGTACCGCGCCCCCGACGCGCTCTCGTTCGTGGGGGAGGGCGTGCCCGAGTGGACCGAGCACGTCATGAGCGAGAAGGCGCTCGCCGAGGCCGGGGTGTTCGGCGTCTCCCAGGCTCGCACGCTCTGGGAGAAGTGCCGCGCACGCGCCGCGAGCGGTCAGTTCTCGAACGCCGACAACATGGCGGTCGTCGGCATCTTGTCGACCCAGCTCGTGCACGAGCACATCCTCGCGAGGCCCGCGGCTCCGCGCGACGTGCCCCTCACGACGGTGGTCGAGAAGGTCTGA
- a CDS encoding response regulator, which translates to MGSVAPGGTMAAIEGVSLGRKASIMNGVARATECLVGAPEWRGAMNEVLATLGASAGVSRVYLFERLTVPGDHMRVSQTFEWAAPGIAPQIDHPELRDFDLGLFPRWTRLLREGEPVFGDVTDFPDEERPILEDQNIVSILVQPVSIGGALWGFLGFDACVGPQRWEPVEIDALRIASLVLGSKVEAERREHEARNSHKMEALGRMAGGVAHDFNNILAVVMGSLDLVRRTVGDPDKADTARRHLGVLDQVTEQGARLTRQLLDFARQSAPTARATDPRAVVGCMADVLTRVAGASVAVEIDGLDHASPVSLDAASLERVVMNLVANARDAMPNGGVIQVRLRTLDATDAKVFGDVLPPGTYTLLSVRDTGEGIPGELRDKIFEPFVTTKDTGHGLGLSTVYGAVMGAKGHIAITSERGEGTEMRVYLPIACAPPERTSSARVASVVPARRPSRRIAVCDDNAVFRAWVADVLTEAGYDVIVPDDARAYLASPKEIPEIDLLVTDVRMPGVDGPTLRKRLRELLPGTPTVYMSGFSEGLLAQADKENQGSGRAEAFLDKPFSREELLATVDGVLKARG; encoded by the coding sequence GTGGGAAGCGTCGCACCGGGGGGAACCATGGCGGCGATCGAGGGCGTCAGCCTCGGCCGGAAGGCCTCGATCATGAACGGCGTCGCACGCGCCACGGAGTGCCTCGTGGGCGCGCCGGAGTGGCGAGGTGCGATGAACGAGGTCTTGGCGACGTTGGGGGCGTCGGCCGGGGTGAGCCGCGTCTACCTCTTCGAGCGCCTCACGGTCCCGGGCGACCACATGCGGGTATCGCAGACCTTCGAGTGGGCCGCGCCGGGCATCGCGCCGCAGATCGACCACCCCGAGCTCCGCGATTTCGATCTCGGGCTCTTCCCGCGCTGGACGAGGTTGCTCCGCGAGGGCGAGCCCGTGTTCGGAGACGTCACCGACTTCCCCGACGAGGAGCGGCCCATCCTCGAAGATCAGAACATCGTCTCCATCCTCGTGCAGCCCGTCTCGATCGGAGGCGCGCTGTGGGGATTTCTCGGCTTCGACGCGTGCGTCGGCCCGCAGCGCTGGGAGCCCGTCGAGATCGACGCGCTCCGTATCGCCTCGCTGGTGCTCGGATCGAAGGTCGAGGCGGAGCGTCGCGAGCACGAGGCGCGGAACAGCCACAAGATGGAGGCCCTCGGCCGCATGGCCGGAGGCGTCGCGCACGACTTCAACAACATCTTGGCGGTCGTGATGGGGAGCCTCGATCTCGTTCGTCGCACCGTCGGTGATCCCGACAAAGCCGACACGGCGCGGCGTCACCTCGGCGTGCTCGACCAAGTGACCGAGCAAGGCGCGCGGCTCACCCGCCAGCTCCTCGACTTCGCACGGCAGAGCGCGCCGACGGCGAGAGCGACCGATCCGCGGGCGGTCGTCGGGTGCATGGCCGACGTGCTGACGCGGGTCGCCGGGGCTTCCGTGGCGGTCGAGATCGACGGTCTCGACCACGCCTCGCCGGTGAGCCTCGACGCCGCGTCTCTCGAGCGTGTCGTCATGAACCTCGTCGCCAACGCACGCGACGCCATGCCGAACGGCGGAGTCATCCAGGTTCGCCTCCGGACCCTCGACGCGACGGACGCGAAGGTCTTCGGCGACGTCCTCCCGCCCGGGACGTACACCTTGCTCAGCGTCCGAGACACGGGAGAGGGCATCCCAGGCGAGCTCCGCGACAAGATCTTCGAGCCCTTCGTCACCACGAAAGACACGGGGCACGGGCTCGGGCTGTCGACCGTGTACGGCGCCGTCATGGGCGCCAAGGGGCACATCGCCATCACGAGCGAGCGAGGCGAAGGCACCGAGATGCGGGTCTATCTGCCCATCGCGTGCGCCCCGCCCGAAAGAACATCTTCCGCCCGCGTCGCGAGCGTCGTCCCCGCGCGGAGACCGAGCCGTCGAATCGCCGTTTGCGACGACAACGCGGTATTCCGCGCATGGGTGGCGGACGTGCTCACGGAAGCAGGCTACGACGTGATCGTCCCCGACGACGCGCGCGCCTACCTGGCCTCCCCGAAAGAGATCCCCGAGATCGATCTGCTCGTGACGGACGTGAGAATGCCAGGCGTCGACGGCCCGACGCTCCGCAAGCGCCTCCGCGAGCTCCTACCTGGCACGCCAACGGTCTACATGTCGGGCTTCTCGGAGGGGCTACTCGCCCAGGCCGACAAGGAGAACCAAGGGAGCGGGCGCGCCGAGGCCTTCCTCGACAAGCCCTTCTCCCGTGAAGAGCTCCTCGCCACCGTCGACGGCGTACTCAAGGCCCGGGGCTGA